In one Modestobacter sp. L9-4 genomic region, the following are encoded:
- a CDS encoding GNAT family N-acetyltransferase codes for MSVRLRPRTANDGEVLFRIAAELETWEERTAGTPAPLTREEFDARLSRSAEGDPVEKGLTFVVDEDGAAVGSAVLFGFDRLARHAEAGVSLLPEARGRGIGTTAVTQLVEFGFTRCNLRRVHLQAIASNTGAIRAYEKAGFVVEGRLRQHAWVRGAYEDVVLMGLLRSDHTAGA; via the coding sequence ATGAGCGTGAGGCTGCGACCCCGGACGGCGAACGACGGGGAGGTCCTGTTCCGCATCGCCGCTGAGCTGGAGACCTGGGAGGAGCGGACGGCCGGCACACCGGCCCCGCTCACCCGGGAGGAGTTCGACGCTCGGCTGTCCCGCAGCGCCGAGGGTGATCCCGTCGAGAAGGGCCTCACCTTCGTGGTCGACGAGGACGGCGCCGCCGTCGGCAGCGCCGTCCTGTTCGGGTTCGACCGGCTGGCCCGCCACGCCGAGGCGGGGGTCAGCCTGCTGCCCGAGGCGCGGGGCCGCGGCATCGGGACCACGGCCGTCACCCAGCTCGTCGAGTTCGGCTTCACCCGCTGCAACCTCCGCCGCGTCCACCTCCAGGCGATCGCGTCGAACACCGGCGCGATCCGTGCCTACGAGAAGGCGGGGTTCGTGGTCGAGGGCCGGCTGCGCCAGCACGCCTGGGTGCGGGGCGCGTACGAGGACGTCGTCCTGATGGGTCTCCTCCGCTCGGACCACACCGCCGGCGCGTGA
- a CDS encoding copper resistance D family protein, whose translation MSTTAPVAPLRTEQPPAVPGPRTGRRAVVWTAAAVALVLVLLGGMAVGGASEAVPDGLSDPGPLVDQGASVVTLIGRIASVGTIGALLFAAVLLPGGAGTLAPSARRAARAASVWALAWAVATALGAFLTVCRLVGRTPTSVPLSAVRVFLLDTGAGQAVLIVLALTLAVAAAARRCAGVLGAWVLLLAAVAALVVPAVLTGHSSTADDHLLAVTTLAVHVAAASLWIGGLGALLVFGRRDERLTTAVGRFSRLALLCLLATGITGVVAASVVLGGPAAVVDAVGTGYGWLLLGKTLGLVVLGVLGWQHRRRTVPQLAAGRPGAFRRLAVVEVFVMLATVALAVALGSSPPPAAAAPTTAAVAGPASTGPATSDPAAPAPAGTTPPPKAGGPMAGHDHGPLTVGVLVDGTRFHVAHPVAAGSRVSVFNGSGQQVTLTAADGSFDVTVPAGSLMTFRAPDQPGEHPFTSRHSASYADVLVVE comes from the coding sequence ATGAGCACCACCGCGCCGGTCGCGCCGCTCCGCACGGAGCAGCCGCCGGCCGTCCCGGGCCCGCGGACGGGCCGCCGAGCGGTCGTCTGGACCGCGGCCGCGGTCGCCCTGGTGCTGGTGCTGCTCGGCGGGATGGCGGTCGGCGGGGCCTCCGAGGCCGTGCCCGACGGGCTGAGCGACCCGGGCCCGCTGGTCGACCAGGGCGCCTCCGTGGTGACGCTGATCGGCCGGATCGCGTCCGTGGGCACGATCGGCGCGCTGCTGTTCGCCGCCGTCCTGCTGCCGGGCGGAGCGGGCACGCTGGCGCCCTCGGCCCGGCGGGCGGCGCGCGCCGCGTCGGTCTGGGCCCTGGCCTGGGCGGTGGCGACCGCACTCGGCGCGTTCCTCACCGTGTGCCGGCTGGTGGGCCGGACGCCGACGTCGGTCCCGCTGTCGGCGGTGCGCGTCTTCCTCCTCGACACCGGGGCGGGGCAGGCCGTGCTCATCGTCCTGGCGCTGACCCTCGCCGTCGCCGCAGCGGCGCGCCGCTGCGCCGGTGTCCTCGGCGCCTGGGTGCTGCTGCTGGCCGCGGTGGCCGCACTGGTGGTCCCGGCCGTGCTCACCGGGCACTCCTCGACCGCCGACGACCACCTGCTCGCGGTCACCACCCTGGCCGTGCACGTCGCCGCGGCGAGCCTGTGGATCGGCGGGCTCGGTGCCCTCCTGGTGTTCGGCCGCCGGGACGAGCGGCTGACCACCGCAGTGGGACGGTTCAGCCGCCTTGCCCTGCTGTGCCTGCTGGCCACCGGGATCACCGGGGTCGTCGCCGCGTCGGTGGTCCTGGGCGGCCCCGCGGCCGTCGTCGACGCCGTCGGCACCGGCTACGGCTGGCTGCTGCTGGGCAAGACGCTGGGGCTGGTCGTGCTCGGCGTCCTGGGCTGGCAGCACCGCCGCCGCACGGTGCCGCAGCTGGCGGCCGGGCGACCCGGTGCGTTCCGCCGGCTCGCGGTCGTCGAGGTCTTCGTCATGCTGGCCACGGTGGCGCTGGCCGTCGCGCTGGGCTCCTCCCCTCCCCCGGCCGCCGCCGCACCGACCACGGCCGCCGTGGCCGGCCCCGCGTCGACCGGCCCGGCGACCTCGGACCCCGCGGCACCTGCCCCGGCGGGCACCACCCCGCCGCCGAAGGCCGGTGGTCCCATGGCCGGTCACGACCACGGCCCGCTCACCGTGGGGGTGCTGGTCGACGGCACCCGCTTCCACGTCGCCCACCCCGTCGCGGCCGGGTCGCGGGTCTCCGTGTTCAACGGCAGCGGCCAGCAGGTCACCCTCACCGCGGCCGACGGCTCCTTCGACGTCACCGTCCCCGCCGGCTCCCTGATGACCTTCCGGGCCCCCGACCAGCCCGGCGAGCACCCCTTCACCAGTCGCCACTCCGCGTCCTACGCCGACGTCCTCGTCGTCGAGTAG
- a CDS encoding copper resistance CopC family protein: protein MTAPRALPSSRTVVHRRRWQTLLVGTLAAVLLGAGTLPAQAHDALVGTVPLNTETLTTSPATVELTFTEEPLPLGTEVRVVGPDGAEASSGAAEIRGTTVVQALAPSLPAGAYAVEWRSTSSDGHGLTGTLTFTVAAGTPASASSSATPAPGTTQAAAAAGTTAAAGTTTAPQPAAASGPADSGPPTGWLVAGVVVLAALGALLALRLRRRA from the coding sequence ATGACCGCACCGCGAGCGCTGCCCTCCTCCCGGACCGTCGTCCACCGACGCCGGTGGCAGACGCTCCTGGTCGGCACGCTGGCCGCGGTCCTCCTCGGCGCCGGGACCCTGCCGGCCCAGGCGCACGACGCGCTCGTCGGCACCGTCCCGCTCAACACCGAGACCCTGACCACCTCCCCGGCGACCGTGGAGCTCACCTTCACCGAGGAGCCGCTGCCGCTGGGCACCGAAGTGCGGGTGGTCGGTCCGGACGGCGCGGAGGCCTCCTCCGGTGCGGCCGAGATCCGCGGCACCACGGTCGTCCAGGCCCTGGCACCCTCGCTGCCGGCGGGCGCCTACGCCGTCGAGTGGCGCAGCACCTCCTCCGACGGCCACGGGCTCACCGGCACCCTCACCTTCACCGTCGCGGCCGGCACCCCGGCCAGTGCCTCCTCCTCGGCCACCCCGGCGCCCGGGACGACCCAGGCAGCGGCGGCAGCCGGGACGACAGCGGCAGCCGGGACGACGACGGCCCCGCAGCCGGCGGCGGCCAGTGGTCCCGCGGACTCCGGTCCGCCCACCGGTTGGCTGGTGGCCGGGGTGGTCGTGCTGGCCGCCCTCGGCGCGCTGTTGGCGCTGCGCCTGCGCAGGCGGGCATGA